A single window of Gossypium hirsutum isolate 1008001.06 chromosome A10, Gossypium_hirsutum_v2.1, whole genome shotgun sequence DNA harbors:
- the LOC107897413 gene encoding subtilisin-like protease SBT1.4, with translation MAMAISFLFLLSLLLIPFSSSSSSDHPQNFIIHVSKSHKPSLFSSHHHWYSSILHSLPPSPHPTKLLYTYQLSINGFSARLTSSQANKLKHFPGILSVIPDQARQIHTTRTPHFLGLSDSVGLWQNSHYGDGIIIGVLDTGIWSERPSFLDSGLPPVPNTWKGTCETGPDFPASACNRKIIGARAFYKGYESYLEDPIDETKESKSPRDTEGHGTHTASTAAGSMVSNASLFEFAYGEARGMATNARIAAYKICWKMGCFDSDILAAMDQAIADGVDVISLSVGATGYAPQYDHDSIAIGAFGAANNGIVVSCSAGNSGPGPSTAVNIAPWILTVGASTIDREFPADVVLGDDRIFGGVSLYSGEPLGDTKLPLVYGGDCGDRYCHMGSLNSSKVEGKIVVCDRGGNARVEKGGAVKLAGGLGMILENTADNGEELISDAHLIPATMVGEAAGNKILEYIKTTQFPTATISFRGTVIGPSPPAPKVAAFSSRGPNHLTPEILKPDVIAPGVNILAGWTGAAAPTDLDIDPRRVDFNIISGTSMSCPHVSGLAALLKKAYPNWSPAAIKSALMTTAYNLDNSGHTINDLATGEEASPCIYGAGHVDPNRALNPGLVYDIDNSDYIAFLCSIGYDSKKIAVFVREPISSDVCATKLATPGDLNYPSFSVVFNSNDHVVKYRRKVKNVGTSAGAVYEAKVNAPPGVKISVSPSKLEFSAVNKTLSYTVSFASDGLGLSSVESQGFGSIEWSDGVHLVRSPIAVRWIQGVQEESF, from the coding sequence ATGGCCATGGCCATTTCCTTTCTCTTCCTCCTCTCTCTCCTTCtcatccctttctcctcctcttcatcatcaGACCATCCACAAAACTTCATCATCCACGTCTCCAAATCTCACAAGCCGTCACTTTTCTCATCTCACCATCACTGGTATTCCTCCATCCTCCATTCTCTCCCTCCTTCCCCTCACCCCACCAAGCTCCTCTACACTTATCAACTTTCCATCAATGGCTTCTCCGCTCGCCTCACTTCTTCTCAGGCTAACAAGCTCAAACATTTCCCTGGGATCCTTTCCGTCATTCCCGATCAGGCTCGTCAGATCCACACTACTCGGACACCTCATTTTTTAGGCCTTTCCGATAGTGTAGGCCTTTGGCAAAACTCCCATTACGGTGATGGTATTATAATCGGTGTTTTGGATACCGGAATATGGTCGGAACGACCCAGTTTTCTGGACTCCGGGCTGCCCCCTGTTCCCAATACCTGGAAGGGTACCTGTGAGACCGGTCCTGACTTCCCTGCTTCAGCTTGTAACCGGAAAATAATCGGTGCTAGAGCCTTTTATAAAGGCTACGAATCTTACCTTGAAGACCCCATTGATGAAACGAAGGAATCTAAGTCTCCCCGAGATACTGAAGGTCATGGCACGCATACTGCTTCCACTGCTGCTGGATCTATGGTTTCTAATGCCAGCCTTTTCGAATTTGCATATGGGGAGGCTCGTGGTATGGCTACAAACGCCAGGATTGCTGCTTACAAGATTTGTTGGAAAATGGGTTGTTTTGATTCTGATATCCTCGCAGCTATGGATCAAGCTATTGCAGATGGAGTTGATGTGATCTCTTTATCTGTGGGAGCCACTGGATATGCTCCACAATACGATCATGATTCCATAGCCATTGGGGCATTTGGTGCAGCTAATAATGGTATCGTTGTCTCATGTTCTGCTGGGAATTCTGGTCCTGGTCCATCCACTGCTGTTAACATTGCGCCTTGGATTTTAACAGTTGGTGCTTCCACTATTGATAGGGAGTTCCCAGCTGATGTGGTTCTTGGTGATGACAGGATTTTTGGTGGTGTTTCGTTGTACTCTGGTGAACCTTTGGGTGATACCAAGCTTCCTCTGGTTTATGGTGGTGATTGTGGTGACAGGTATTGCCATATGGGAAGCCTAAATTCATCAAAAGTTGAAGGCAAAATCGTTGTTTGTGATAGGGGAGGGAATGCTAGAGTTGAAAAAGGAGGTGCAGTGAAGCTTGCCGGTGGGTTAGGAATGATACTAGAAAACACTGCCGACAATGGTGAAGAACTCATTTCCGATGCTCATCTTATCCCAGCTACAATGGTGGGTGAGGCAGCTGGTAATAAGATCCTGGAATACATTAAAACAACTCAGTTTCCTACAGCTACAATTTCGTTCCGAGGAACCGTGATTGGCCCTTCACCACCAGCTCCGAAGGTTGCAGCCTTTTCGAGCCGTGGTCCGAACCATTTGACCCCGGAGATTCTCAAACCCGATGTCATTGCTCCTGGTGTTAATATCTTGGCAGGATGGACTGGTGCCGCTGCACCAACTGATTTGGACATTGATCCAAGAAGAGTTGATTTCAACATAATTTCAGGCACTTCAATGTCCTGTCCTCATGTTAGTGGATTGGCAGCTCTGCTTAAGAAAGCATACCCCAATTGGTCACCTGCTGCCATAAAATCTGCTTTGATGACAACAGCTTACAATTTAGATAACTCGGGACACACCATTAATGATCTTGCTACTGGGGAAGAAGCATCACCATGTATTTATGGAGCTGGTCATGTGGATCCCAACAGAGCTCTAAATCCGGGATTGGTATATGATATCGATAATAGCGACTACATCGCGTTCCTTTGCTCAATCGGCTATGATTCAAAGAAGATTGCAGTATTTGTGAGGGAACCTATTAGTTCAGATGTATGTGCTACAAAATTGGCCACACCAGGGGATCTTAATTATCCATCATTTTCAGTAGTTTTTAATTCTAATGATCATGTAGTTAAGTACAGGAGGAAGGTAAAGAATGTTGGGACTTCAGCTGGTGCAGTTTATGAAGCTAAAGTGAATGCTCCACCTGGTGTCAAAATCAGTGTTTCGCCGAGTAAGCTCGAATTCAGTGCCGTAAACAAAACGTTGAGCTACACGGTTTCATTCGCAAGTGACGGTTTGGGGTTGTCTTCTGTTGAGTCACAAGGGTTCGGGTCGATCGAGTGGAGCGATGGAGTCCATCTTGTGAGGAGTCCCATTGCTGTTAGGTGGATTCAGGGAGTGCAGGAGGAGTCCTTTTGA
- the LOC107895734 gene encoding probable protein arginine N-methyltransferase 1 — MSSSLEQFTSLLFRVVNGLGLLNLFLLLLIKAKLLLGSYKLHSLQSKFLFLHPCQVDDGVVLPDEASLYLTAIEDAEYKDDKIEFWNNVYGFGMSCIKKQAMMEPLVDTVDQKQIVTNCHLLKTMDISKMVLGDASFTAPFKLIAERDDYIHAFVAYFDVSFTKCHKLMGFSTGPRSRATHWKQTVLYLEDVLTICEGETIIGSMTVAPNKKNPRDVDIMVKYSLSGRRCVVSRVQFYKMR; from the exons ATGTCAAGCTCTCTTGAGCAGTTTACTTCCTTATTATTTCGTGTGGTGAACGGGCTGggccttttaaatttatttttactcttGCTCATCAAAGCAAAACTTTTGTTGGGTTCTTATAAGCTACATTCTTTACAATCAAAGTTCTTATTCCTTCACCCGTGTCAGGTTGATGATGGAGTTGTGCTACCAGATGAAGCTTCTCTTTACTTGACAGCAATTGAGGATGCCGAGTACAAAGACGACAAGATCGAAT TTTGGAATAATGTTTATGGCTTTGGCATGAGTTGTATAAAAAAGCAAGCTATGATGGAACCTCTTGTTGACACGGTTGACCAGAaacaaattgtaacaaattgcCACCTTCTCAAG ACAATGGATATTTCTAAGATGGTTCTTGGGGATGCTTCTTTCACTGCACCTTTCAAGCTTATTGCAGAGCGTGATGATTACATCCATGCTTTCGTTGCATATTTTGATGTTTCGTTTACCAAATGCCACAAATTGATGGGTTTCTCTACAG GACCAAGATCGCGAGCTACCCATTGGAAGCAAACAGTCCTATATCTAGAGGATGTGTTAACCATCTGTGAAGGGGAGACAATAATTGGGAGCATGACTGTTGCACCAAACAAGAAGAATCCCCGAGACGTTGATATAATGGTTAAATATTCATTGAGCGGACGACGTTGTGTGGTTTCGAGAGTTCAATTCTATAAGATGCGCTGA
- the LOC121208591 gene encoding uncharacterized protein, with translation MSATIMSEPMVVSAPSPETQAASAKLAAQSDVQFAKCDCCGLTEECTPAYIETVRQRYQGKWICGLCAEAIKDEIIRTERLISTEEAMARHMNFCQKFVSSGPPPDPTVHLISVMRSILRKSLDSARGLRSTPPISPTGKVSKIRVQLGLNVVSLPCLVDRGIRDDGKGIKSLD, from the coding sequence ATGTCTGCTACGATAATGAGTGAACCAATGGTGGTATCAGCACCATCACCAGAAACTCAAGCAGCATCAGCAAAACTTGCTGCACAATCTGATGTCCAGTTCGCCAAATGCGATTGCTGTGGACTTACCGAAGAGTGTACCCCGGCTTATATCGAAACGGTACGCCAACGGTACCAAGGGAAATGGATATGTGGCCTTTGTGCTGAAGCAATCAAAGATGAGATCATAAGAACTGAAAGGCTTATTAGTACCGAGGAAGCAATGGCCAGGCACATGAACTTTTGCCAAAAATTCGTCTCCTCCGGACCGCCTCCTGATCCTACGGTTCATCTGATATCTGTTATGAGAAGTATTCTTAGAAAAAGTTTGGATTCCGCGAGAGGTTTAAGATCGACCCCTCCGATTAGTCCTACCGGAAAGGTCAGCAAAATTCGAGTCCAACTCGGTCTGAATGTTGTTTCCCTACCCTGTCTGGTTGATAGAGGTATAAGAGATGATGGGAAGGGAATCAAGAGCCTGGATTGA